In Xiphophorus maculatus strain JP 163 A chromosome 9, X_maculatus-5.0-male, whole genome shotgun sequence, the genomic window CTAAAGCACTTCATGAAGGAGAGGTAAGCGGAATGAATGTTGCTAGCTGATCCGCTATCTGCCGGGTGAGCATCACCCTGGCTATTGGATGCCGTTGTTTAACGGTTATTTGTTGGCAATAGTGAATATTAATAGTTTGACTCTGGTGTCTAATGTAATGTGCACTTGTATTGAGGCCCATTAAATCTATTTTACGACAGAAACGGACGCCTTACTAAGTGGCACAAACTGCTAGCATGCTAGCCATCCGCCTGGCTGAGGATGTGGtggtatttaaataaacttgagATAACCTGCCTTGTCATTGTCGGGTAAAGTCAAATAAAggatggttttatttattagttttttagttttggttaCTGTTGTCAGATTTCCCTATCTCcatctaatatttatttgaaagtatACACGATAATATTCTAGAAGTAACTGTCATGGTTGATCACCATTCGACTTCCCTTTTTCACGATAGTTCACAAACACAACAGTGGCTGACCCAGATTGGCTTTgttgttgtgttatttttatccACAGGAGTACCTGTGTAATCTGGTCAGTTTAAATAAGCATCATTGCTGTTGGAAAATGTGCATAAACAAAAGCTGGTCCAGATTTGGTAGGTTACTAATCTCGCCTTTACCTGCTGCTCAGAAACCATGACATCAGAAGCCTGCCTGTGTGGGCCAGATTATCATCATCATTTGTTTTCCCATCATTGCTGATTATGGCTTAACAAGTGTCTAGCCCTGCACAGGTGGATTTACACAACCTAACATTTACTAAACAACCTCCGTCTAAAAGTCTCCCTATAGGAGGGGGATTGTGTGCCTTCTCCCTGCCCTCAATCAACAGTTGCATATCAAATGAGACAGTTTGTATTTTCgtagaaaatctatttttagcCCACATGAGTAAAGCACAGGTGGTACACTATGTTATATAAATGCTCCCCCCCATGTCATATGAGTTATTCCGCTGACGTTCTGCCCCATAGATAGCCATTTGGAGGTGTCTGACAGCCACTTCCAATCAGAAGTGGCCTGCTAGTTATCAGTAATGTGCTGCGTGTGTAGTGTGGCATGGTGGTTGATAGTCCGTGTGAACAAAACATGCATTCCTGTTctataaaaggtttttatgGCACGCGGATGCCATAAAACATTCCATGCTATCTATTTCTTTatatacacacgcacacacacagcagggttgttttgtaaaatgcacAGTACTTGATGAAAGTGAATACAAAGGAAGCTTTAATTGTGCACATTGGCTAGCTGGCTCTTTCTAAGATGCTTTGTATGCAGACCTGCACAGCACACTGTCAGAAAATTATGAATTTCCCTGGTAATAGCAAAGGGAGCGGGCACAGCTGCAATGCATGCAATTGCAGAATTCTGGAATAGACTGGGTGTGGCAGCTTTGCAGGCTCCAGGAAGATGCTCCCAGGACACACGGCGGAGCTGTGGGCTGCAAAGTCTCTGTGGGTCTTAATCATATATGTGCCAGGCAGAGAGGGTAAATCTATGTCGAAAATGAAAACCACAACTGTAGAACTGTTTATCACTTAATAACCAGTTGCAGAGTACCGAACTGTTCACGGTTGAAGTTCTGGGTAGCCTTTCTGACTGCCGCTAATGACTGGCTGCTCCAACGCTCTTGTCGCACAGCCAGGAAACCGGCAATGTTCTCCTTAGCTGCTTCACCTTCTGAGCCTGCGTGAGAATTTTATCCACTGTCACTAAAACACATGCAAAATCCTATAGTATCGCAATATGGAGGTGGTGAGACAATGCTACAAATTATATTTAGTAGACACAAGCTTAAGAATAAGCAGGGAAGTCAGTTTGTTTACCTACTCTACGCTCAACTCCTCTGCTCTCATTCTTAGTGGGAGGGACAAAGGTAAAAGGAGAGGGGTGTCAGAATAAAGTCAAGTATGTGAAATTTGAAGAAGGAGATTTGGGTGTTTCgttggaaaaacatttcaataccTTGGCATCAGTTtcaattgagtttttttttttttaaccctcatAGGCTTCCTGAAATATCTCATATCTCATTGTTGTGGTTATGTTTCAAAGAGCCAGAGAGTAGTTCATCTTTTCTTCCAGTAAAACCATTAGAACaatgtctatttttttctacaCCAACAGAAGTAACTGAGTCtaatagcttttattttttaaaagttatgatTATATCATAAAAGTAAAGTTATTTAATCGACAGAAAGGAGCTGTTATACGCATTCAGCTGATATTGCTACTGCTTTATGTATGCCCTCTAGGATTTACAGATGAATCATTTTGCTGTCATTCAGCAGGCAGTATAATGAATTTAGCGTGTTTTAATCAGTATTTGACTTAATTTAGTGGTGGCTCAttttgaagcttttatttttgacttcaaaactgaaaataaacccTCTGCATTCAAAGATTAGAAACAATCAATAGCCTTGTGAGTTTTTTCCAACTCTTCTTACTATGTTACTGTGCATTTTCCCTGTTCGTACGGCTGACAGTACAGTCACCATAAAGAAAGACACTCTCTGTTTCTGGACCCAGTTTTCATGGAGGAAGTACAGGGACTCATTTCTGGCTCTAGTCCACGTGACTTCCAACTCTAAAACACACAGCTACACTTATTCAgcaacacacacataaacaatcCCTGTTACGCTTGGGAGGCTGCTGCTGAATGTGGCAATGAAAACTGGATCCTTTCCTTGCCCTTAATGACTACTGTGCTGGAGCTCATGCATGCTTACTTTACCTGATTacctcttatttttatttaattatatatatatatcttgtcTTAGTCACaaccagaaaaatattttactttgtgttacatttctttgtaacacaaagaaatgtatttagtttttagGGAATTGGCTAAATGTTGATTCGATGGAATaaacaaatttctgtttttgtaaccCCTGCGcccctcaaaaaacaaaaaaaagcgaCAGAGGCCTTATAATTAGGTCAGAATGATAATATGCATGCTGTGACTAAGCAGATTCTTGCTACATGAAGggaaattaatcattttaaaaagaattgtCCTCAGCTGCCCACAAGATGGTGCTATCACACttggtttctgtttatttttaaacatttcatggGTGTCAAGTCTGCTATTTATGCTCAGACGTGAACCTGAGACCCGTGTTGTTACAGCAGCGGTATTGGTCATGGGAGAGCTCTCTACTTGGAGGCGGGGGGAAATGTCTTCAGGGTGCTAGCGTGGCAAACCAGCTGACGAGGCTGGTGTCTGTGGGAGGGCATCTGGGATCATCTGTCTCAACTCGGGACAGAGAATTAAAGCAACAGATCTCCATACCTCAGGGATTCCTCCTGATCACTTGAATTTTCTCTGCTGTATAAATTAGTGAGAGATGTGAATTTCTAATCATGTTGTAAAAACCTTTAGGGGCTGGATTGTCTTTTAATAACTGGCAAATACTTTAAAAGTGTTTGAATAAGCAGTACGAGCCCATATTGCAAACATATGTTTTATTGGTATACACTGTTCTATGCAGTCTAAATTTACCAAGAGAAGGAAGTGATGCAGTCTGTCGTCATAGCCCACTATTGAGCTCTTCAGGAAAATTTAAGCATGACCCTTTGTCCAGCATTGACGCACATATTTACCCTCTCAGGACAACTGATCCCTCATTTAACAGTTGTTTACTTTTGACTGCCTTTCAGATTGCACGAATGCATAATGTTTCATCTATTGAGGCCTTTATATAGGAtgattaaaagataaaacattgtccttttttcatttgtttaaatagATGGCATGTAACCTTAGACTGGTATTGCAATCTTTATATGTTGAACAGATGGTGCATGCTTTGAAAGGCCTCAGGAATATGATCAGGAGCATTTCTgaccatgtttttattgtgttcaaATCTATTTTTGACTTTGATGGTGCTAATCCTGTAGGTGATTGTCACATGTTTGCACCAGAAATGTGGCACGTAATGTTGAGACAGGATGAGTGAAGTAATTGATATATGATGACTAAAGTAGACTGATGTGACGAGTGCAGTTACACTATCTTAAGACCTTTGATTATGTCACATTCATGGAAAAAAGCCGTAAAAGAGGAActaatttttatatattgaGATGATGCAGTTAACTGCATTTCCTGGACATGGGTGTTATTCTTtggagtttttcctttttttgttaaacttaaGGCCCTTGTGCTCTATGGCCTCTAATAGTTCTCCATGGCCCTATTCACTAATAGAACTGGGACTAAGTTAGCTATTGTTGTGCATATTGCCCTCGCTGCAGCTGGGCCCCCATCATGTTGCTAATGAGCAAAGGGTATTGAATCATGCAGTTTAGTATTCCAACCTGAAGACAACCCTACAATGTTGCTTTCAACCCCCACATTTCCACCAACTCTCACACTGAGCGTTTCCACGACAACATGGCTTAATTCAACAAAGACCGTGGCTGAGAGTGTATTTTTGGGGTTTGAAACAGAATAATTCTCTTTTTATTAAGGTGTTTTTCTGACGTCTTTTCCTTTATCTTCATGCTTAGTTTCCACTTCCTTTCAAAGGTCGCAATAAACCAGACCTTTACTCTCCTTTGAGATAGATATTGAGGATATAGCTACAGAGGTGCTGGGATACTGTCATTGAGTTGCTTGAGGCCGAACGAGGCAGCAGACTTTTACGATCGTGGAAGAAAAGGTGGAAATTTAGgtatggagaaaagaaaagatttgcTAAGTGAACAAAGCACTTTGGATGATTCTAACTGTCCTGGAGATTTAAGTGGGTAAGTCAAACCCTTATACTTATTGGTCTATGACTAACATTTGCAGCTATCAGAATGAACAGTTGACATGTCTTGAGGGCTTTTTGATGTTTGAGAACATTGAAGGGAACagaagactgttttttttttctttctgtctttttttgtttttactttaataatctTGTTTTGTAGATAAGCTCTGGTGAATAATAATATTAACTATCTGTTGTtggcttgttttgtttcctaAGATGTTACCAGAATAAATGCAGATAAATGATCCCAACTAATGTGTTCTTTTAGTGATAATCTGAGAACACAACATGATGTCAGGATTTTGTGTTCAACACAAGATAAATTGTACTTTTTGTATATATGCAGTTCTATCTCAATTgtaattttcagcttttttttatcagtacttttttattattttgaagtggaaataaaacaagTCTGGAttgttaatgtattttttttaaattaggcaGCGGAATTAGTACTTTAGGGAAGTAGGTCAAAGGGTAATTTcccagcaggaagcagactcGCCCCCTATGGGTCTGGTCTCTTCCTGCTTTGTAAATGTAAAGTGGTAATTAAGTGACACCAGCCTTATGGATAACATGGGTTGTTTCATGCTTCTGACTACCACATATGtgttttttgggttgttttttttttgattgctGACACACAACCAAGTTATGAATAGCTTCTGTAACTTCTTCCTtgttacaaaatgtacaaacattttctgattggGTAACTTTAATTCTTTCcccacatttttttgtgttcatCAAAGTGACAGAAGCAGCATTTATTAAAACCTCATTAGTTGTCATAGATTGATAATCTTTATAtcaaactttatatttataaatgtagagCACAAAATCATGTAACACATTGTGAAGTAGCTGAATGTTGCAGGATGTGGTTTTTACATTCTCATTGTAGCAGCTAGCAGTATCTGGCTTCAAAATCAATTACTCGGCGTTTGTAGATTTTAACGTTCGCCGTAAATATATGGTTTGGTGTACCAGCTCCTTACTGTTTGGAATTAAAGTCACATTCATGCAGTtgttaaacacacacatttagcGACGCTCCAGTCAACCAGACATTAGAATCCGTTTCACTTTGATCGTCTCTGATCAACaggttaaacattttgaaatcattattatttttcctttttattaaatgtataaaaattaataaCTCTCCTCATTTCCACTCTTTGGCCTCATAAACCAGCAGAATAAActtaaagtactttttttttagttggaaGTGAATGTGTCAAAATTAGAATCCCTTGAAGACAAACTGAAATCAGAAACGatctttaaatatgtaaaatttgaTTGCTTGAATATTTGTCCATACGCTCTCAAAGAAGGtggtttcattattattatgcGATGTATAATGTAGCAAGCTTAACTATATTGTATTTTACTAGTTTTTTATTCAAGGAGTTTTAATATTGAACTCTAGAGATGAAAAATGCCATTAGAAATTGTAACACCAACACATGACTTTGTGACACATTAACCCACAATTATAGAGCATCTTGGAAAAAGGCACGTTATTTACTTGCATCAAGAAACATCTGTTAGTTATGACAAAGAGAAAATTATTACACAGCTTATTGGAGTACAGTCCAAGAGCTTCTGTGCTTCAAGCTCCTCTGTTTAGCAGAAATGGGTCAGGTGATAATATTCAATCTCATACAACtgataaacacaaacagttAAACACTGATTACTTAATTATttagtgtgttgtttttgttggaaCATGACTGACAGTAGCTTACTCACACTGACACTGAAGGGGAAAGGGGAGGATTGCTCACAGTGGCTGTTTGGAAATGAGATGTAGCCAGAAGCATCTGAAATATTCTTTAAAGCTCATTTGATTGTTTCTCACAACTAGTTTACTGGATAGAGCTTTAGCAAAAGTTACATGAGCCTCCTTCCTTGTGCTTTGTgacatattttccatttaagacCTGTGAAACAAGTTTCACTGAATGCCTTACAATATTTTGAGCACTGAATTTgtttccgtttttttttttaatgattattattatttaagtgACAGAGGCACAAGAGTCGTCAAGCAGGATTGTGGCTATTGAAACTGGTGGAAAATGGTTttactgttacatttttaatgttaaaaataaataaatgcaacttttagtaGTTGATCAGGCTTATTTAACAAGATTTTAGCTACAGTCGATTGAAGGAACATATTTGAATTTGGATTCACTCATAAGATGAGGATAATTAATCTCTTCTGTCTTTAAAGTCTTTGAGTAGTTCACTTGCTCGTTTACAGAGATTGTTCTCATCCTGCTTAGAGCAAGAGACTACTTGAGGGAGGAAATGTGCCTGTAGGTGGGTTTCTCTAAACCTCTCATATGTCAATGCCTTCTCTGCATTCATTGCATGTCCTTGTGTAAGAAAGGGAGGGGAGACGGCACTTTGGGTTCTGTTTATTGGCTGGTGTTTTTCACGCTTCCTTTAGCTTTGGGGGAGTGTCTGGGTTTGACGTCGGCCAGCTACGGAGTGTCACACCACCCTCAACACAAAGTGGCTGCCTTTGAACTAGCACAACACAGCTGTAGGGGTTTCTGGCAGGACGTGGCGTAGGAGATAATTGGTTTTGTAACTTTGTTACACAGAGGGCTTAAAATCTATCTTTTCATCTTATAGTTTAGCTTACATTTGCTGGCGTTAACAGTTGGTAGGAGAGGTTTCTTTTCTAACCATCTGGAAGAACAGGAAATGCCTACTGTTGGTAGGTATATGAGTTTCCGTTCATCAAAGCGATTGAAAGTTAGCAGGTAAGTCGGATTTTGTAGCATTGAACTTAAACTTTCtcttgtcttcatctttgtcatAAATTCttccttttatatatttttattttgataatgtTATGGTTTTACTTTCATCGTAGCTTAAAGGCAGTTTTATAAATTCAATACATTGTCAGTCAGCTGACCACATAGTCGTGCTCTATTTCTACTTTGTGTGTTCCTGGTCAAGGACAGGCCATGGccttaaaaaaatttattgacTTTTGTAAATCCGGCAGCCTTGCTTTTATAgcacttttttttcacttcaagtTTTTCCAACTTTACAGCTTGGAAAGCAGCCAGTAGGTCCGTTTGAGCGCTGACTCAATGTGTgtctataaaatatttcattaagaGAAAGGATGACCATTTCCATCTCATCGTAAAGATAATTCTGTCATCTGTCAAACAGGAGTTATGGCTCCCCTGTGTTGAGAGCAAGGTGGATGGGTTTAATAAGCTTGTTGACTGTAAAGCAAAATCAGATCAGAGTTGGTTATGAGACTGACGTGGTtgttgaaaaaggaaaaaaaaaatgttgatgtttgtggCTTAAATTTCTAGGTGgtggttttcattttaaataataaaaaagaaaatattttcttctttgcaaaaggGCGTAATGATATTAGACTCGTGTTCCGACTTGTGCGTCGCAGGGTTGTGAACATGCAAGTTATCATGCTGTGGCATGCCTGTCCTCACAGTAACTCTCCCATAGACACTTCTGTGCTCTTCTTATTTCTATGAAGATATGTGCagtatatacatgtatatactGATCTGTGCTTTTTCCCATATCCAGCAGCTATCCAGTGGAGAGTGGCGGGCTGCCAGCCAAAGCCAAGAAAAGCCGGAACAGCCAGAGCAATGGCGCCATCAAGAAGACTGAGGCGAAGAAAGCCTTGAGTTTAGAAACTGCTCAGCTcgagctccagcagcagcagcacaaaaccCTTCACAGACAAATCGCCGTCAGGTAGGATTGATCAAGAAACCCACTGCACTTAATAGaaactcttaaaaaatatatttttaatgactaTTTTATGAAAGTGTCTGCTATTGTATATGAACAAATCACcttaatttcacttataaaagtGTTTTAAGTTGATTCTTGGAGgcataaatctgattttaatattttaaagccGTTAAATTCTTCTTAATTTGACAACCAATAAGTAACTTTTCCATCCTGATTATAAGAGGAGCTGTTCCGCTACTCATACCATGCGTCACAAGACATGAGCTGACTCTCAGCTGCTGTTCAGTCGTGCAACACGCATGACTGCACAGCCGTCTCAAGCAGACGCAGCCCGGATTCTCATGCTAAACTgaccttgagtaaaaatacaatatttacaaacaaaatgtaaaatatgatctaaacaattttatttaaaattaagataaTTATTGCAGTAAAAATGATGCCATTTGTAACACTTATTTACATCTTTGCACACTAGACTTCAgagtaactttttttatatcgtttttttttttgctttgattctcaTCTGTGCTAAAGTATCACCAAGTACCTATTTTAGTTAGAAGACTGCAGCTGGCATGCTAGAGAGTTGACCTAACCTTTGGTTAGATTGATAACTAATCCTCCACTTCTTTAGTTTCCacacactgatttatttttgcaaccaGAACATTCTCAACTGCTCAATTTGCCTTGTCTGCAAAGAGAAAGCATAGGAACTTTTCCTTCAGACAGTtgaccagcagtgtgcagcaacaacTAATCCCTAGTTCATTGGGATGAAAgttatgttttgcatttattatctTAACATTATCtctcaaacagatttttttttcttctcccttcTCTTCAGATCGGAGACATTTGATGGTGACAACAAAGGCTTCGAGAGAACAGAAGGCACCGGCACGCAAAGTGTAAGTCCATGTTGATGTACTCCATCTTCCTGttggaaagaaaatgcattctatgcttaaaatgtcaaagacgaatcttttctcattttcagagtttcacaaagcacaacaaaacattCCACAAGTTGTTTCCAGACATTCCTGAGGGAGAAGACTTGATACATGGTAGGTACAGGGAAAATGATaagaaaacatcaaatgaaaacaaataaatgtgtaaaactgaaaaactgttcTCCACTTTTCCTCCCAGCATACATCTGTGCTCTGCAGAGAGAAGTGCCGTATCATGGTCGCCTCTACATCACAGACACCCACGCCTGTTTCTATTCCTCGGTTCTGCTGAAGGACACTAAGGTAGACCTCTATGCCAGCCCGGCATGTCGCTCTGTTAAAAGCAATGTTTGACTTGACTGACGTCttgggttttattgtttttcttgcagGTTGTCATTCCGGTTTCCTCCATCCACACggtgaagaaacagaaaacagctcTGCTGGTACCCAACGCCTTGTCTCTTCGTACCTCAGAAGGAGAGAAGGTCCGTCTAACATCTTTAACTCTCTGCAATTGTAGCATTCATGATGCAAATGGAGTTTATCATGTTTGGAATGAAATGAGATGTTGTCTAGCAACATTaatattgctttaaaagttAAGTCAACAGGGTGTGTTTCACTATTGGATTTTTACCATCAAGCCAGCGGCTAATAATCCTCcctcctttgtgtttttcttattgtttagtACGTCTTTGTGTCACTGAGGAACAGGGAATCGTGTTACCAGCTGCTTCGCTCCGTCTGCCCTCAGATAGAGGTGAGTGACTCGGGTCAAACTAGAAAAGAAACCCAGAATTGCAGCAGCAGGGAGTGAAATGTGGAACCACGGTTAGGGTCACTCTAGAAAGACTGATGGCATTACAGTCAAATTGTGTCAGGCTATTGAGAAACACTTTGAAGTGCTTCACTGTTATGGTGAAAGTGTGGCAATGTATTGGACTTTCTCTTGTTACAAAGTCTAAATGTCGGGAAAGGGGTTTTATAAAAGTACAGTGTTACAAACTAAAGCAGGTGTCAGCTTTACTGTTTGAGCTgtctttgtttacttttcataaaatgttggAGGCTCATAGTTTCTGGGAATCATTTCAAGTCATCTCTGCAACTTCCTTTACAGGATGGCAGCACCAACAGTAGCCCGCTCTTTTCCTCAGGTGAAAACAGCTTTGATAAAATCAAACACGTGGTAAGAAAACTCTAATCAGTTTGGTTTGTTAAGTCTGACACTAGAATCTTTAAAATAAGTGCTCTTTAATGTGCAATGCCACTTGTTTCTGAAGTCCTGGTTCTTTGTGTGCAGAACTCCAGCCAGTCCAGCTTGGATGACAGCTTGGATGGTTCTGAAACTCAGTCCTTACAAAACCAGCCTCTACAGAGAGCTCACCGAGGTAGGATGTTTGACTTAACACATTATGACCATATTAAGTATTATTAAAGTAGTTCAAGTCTTTTGTTCCCTAAATTAGAGTTCATTATAAACAAAACTTGCTGTGCTACAGTTATCATGTTCTAATTTTGTTCTAGACGTGCAAAGTTCTAGGTCTGCTTGTAGTTTTAACAGCAATTCCTTCTCTTATCTGTCTTTCCAGTAGAAGCAGTGCCTCATGGAAACGGTTCAGGTTTCAGCAGTCAGCAGACTGACAGCTCATCCTCAGAGGAGCTCTCTGAGTCAGGTAATAGACACAAGGTGTCACAagtattcaaaaaaaaaagcaagttcAGTAATGAGCATAGGAAAAACCAGAATTAGAAAGTTAAAGTGAGCTGTAATATTTACGCTGTTGACTTGTATTTTTAGGTGGATCGTGGATGTGGAATGTAACTGAAAAAGCCAAGTCTCTGCTGGTTCAGAGAGAGTTCAGCACCCTCAACACGCTTCTCTTTATTTACTTGATTTTGTAAGTGACACCTTTCTTCTTTAGAATGTCTCCCCACCCCGTCCTATTTTCCTGTTTGCTAATCTCTTATCTGCTGGTGCTGAAGTTGCGTTCCACAAAGGAAAGCATGAGACTTTCCGTTGTCTCATGCTGATAAACCTGATTAtctcaaataatttaaatagaaaaacctGTCGCCTCATTCTGTGACGTTTATGGAAATAATGTTTATGTAGTCTTTAAAACAGCTTAGGTCATTACTTGTTTATTGATGTTAGTGGGTCTAAACATTGAAGAACTAGTCtaaatctctgtgtgtgtgttacagggtggtactgctgctgctgtcttcGGGTTACATCGGTCTCCGTATCGTGGCTCTAGAAGAACAGCTTACGTCCCTCGGTGCTCTGCCAGAGTTCACCTTACAGAGCGGGTAGGATGTCTCTTTTCATCTCCGTCTTTATTTCAGTGTGAGAAGCAAGTAACTGATATCCAGTTTAAACAATAATGCCACACAAACACTTGGATACTAAAGCGAAAttctcaacaacaaaaattcTCAAGTCATCACAAGTCATCACATTCCTCTAGGTACTTTTCTATATTAGATGTAATACTGCCACCTAGTGgggagtttctgtttttgttagtttctttttttttcttttacacaagtttgtggtttttaccCTATTGTCTCAACAATGCAAAGTCTTATAATCAGTTTTCAGATATCGTAAATCCATGATTAAGTGCCAAATTCACAACTAAATGAACACGCCCTACAAACAAGGAAGTAGGAAATGCATCATAAAACAATagtaaaattttttattctgtttactaTAAATAGTTCATAACTCAACAGATTCTTTGAGAagtttgtcatttgttttctgtctttaactGTCTCTTTTTGTCTTGACAGgtataacaaaaacacataatccTCAGCGACGGGAGGAGAGACGGGCGGACTTGTGATTGGAAGATGACTTCAGCCTCTCTGCAGCTGAACCTGAAGGGCCAACTTTAACGTACTCAGACTCTGCTCCCAACATGGCCGGCGCTGTTACGTAGAGGAAGAGCAGCAACCTCGTGCAATTTCAGAGTCGCTAACTTGAACAGCTCTTCTTCCTCCAAGTGCAGTAAATAAACGGGCGTGTTGCAGCCTCATTACACAGAGCCAAGCCAAATAAATACTCGCGCTGCCTGGTTGCAGTGTGCCAGTTGTTTAGAAACCAAAGCCACAATGGCTCAAACTCAGCAAAGTGCCACACTAGCCAAGTCAGATGGCACTTTGCTTTCAGAAATTTTTCAACATGTGTGAATCTGTCACTCATTGCCCTGTTCTCTCTGAGCATGCAATCTGAATAGGGCTATACTGATCAGCATTAGCCTGCTGTAGTGCTTTTTGCTGCACTTCAACACTGGAGACGTAGTGCTATGCATAGCCAAAGATGCACAAAGTGCACATCTTTTGCATGAGTGCATAGAGAAAACTTTTCTATCTCTTTCATCAGCTGTAAATTCAGTCCTGTTTGTTTCTACATTCAGCAAGTTTTTGGGTACTTTAAATTGTTCTTTCTCATTGGCTGTGGGTTGAAAtgatgattcttttttttttcttttagaaaaatctttaaCGCAGATCAGCCCACAGAGGCATAATAATTTCCTGATGGTCCTATCCTTTCTCTCAATCTGCCGTGATTGCAGTTTTACTTTCTTCGTTTTTGACatgatttaaatatgtttaatgatCAATGCTCAGAACTTATTTTCCTTCCAGTAAAATAAGTACTGGATGAATGCATCTTCAATGCACAAATACTCAGCACAAGTGGACACGAAGAAGTTGTCCAAAAGGCGTAGATTTTGGTCTTGGAGAGCAGATTCAAATCTCTGGTTCGGACGTTTAATTGTTGTAGCCTCTTCATGCAAAACTAGCTTTTTGTTCTAAGCGAC contains:
- the LOC102237000 gene encoding GRAM domain-containing protein 2B-like isoform X5, producing the protein MPTVGRYMSFRSSKRLKVSSYPVESGGLPAKAKKSRNSQSNGAIKKTEAKKALSLETAQLELQQQQHKTLHRQIAVRSETFDGDNKGFERTEGTGTQSSFTKHNKTFHKLFPDIPEGEDLIHAYICALQREVPYHGRLYITDTHACFYSSVLLKDTKVVIPVSSIHTVKKQKTALLVPNALSLRTSEGEKYVFVSLRNRESCYQLLRSVCPQIEDGSTNSSPLFSSGENSFDKIKHVNSSQSSLDDSLDGSETQSLQNQPLQRAHRVEAVPHGNGSGFSSQQTDSSSSEELSESGGSWMWNVTEKAKSLLVQREFSTLNTLLFIYLILVVLLLLSSGYIGLRIVALEEQLTSLGALPEFTLQSGYNKNT